In the genome of Triticum urartu cultivar G1812 chromosome 5, Tu2.1, whole genome shotgun sequence, one region contains:
- the LOC125506669 gene encoding protein AMEIOTIC 1 homolog, translating to MAIRLPRHGHSTLFSLRRALKTCGRRVGPPLSLYDSSLTRSDRQATTFSRSTRPESTPYLSRLPKAGPAHLTRAVPAGAFAFAAAEEAQRPPLPARAAGHRPRWGVRKRVHYVARNRAPRHDDRPRVHPLPAPAAVVAETPHDRRPAPATGVHQSANADEGSSSNVKTKDLLGLLGETQADKEEGGDSGRRRRRSRPWRSLPKRRVRKPAPAPKVEAFEDADAGPEAESQRKVVARADKAKRNDVRRRGRGVPKRAKKATCRRRRSAPRRERSDRAGQTERKRACRRRSARRWCWWPSRGRGRARLLSAAAPVTVTEEPETKPARAVKAEEATTAALAAAPRGMVDRWTATRYAAAEASLLGVLRRFGARPGKTVPRGELRQAARKHIGDTGLLDHLLKHTADKVPRGSAERIRRRHTADGAMEYWLEPAELAALRREVGVDPYWVPPPGWKRGDPVSADGYALKAKRQVEELTKELAGVKRHMQQLVKAHQGTMNNEVKPEAVKACISHEPYQDKYECVLKANGNLEKQVQSLEEKYVSAARANGKLEEEVLFLKERYEAVLEKNTRLEQQVAALSTSFLSLKEGMQLLNAGEQQQQQQLRIMGPEPRLLLCARECGEADRQESNGAGDQLADVDGDGGKCREWPDEAQPSSPRTPTAARVASVDDDECAMDGGLELPPTPPSASSTNAASSTKLLLLPAPDSPVQHPPQPPATSSSPRVDSGLDLQLRHTAQDAASLPFPCGATAVRPSPEGGKTTTTGGGGRVGTELALATPSY from the exons ATGGCAATCAGGTTGCCA CGCCACGGCCATTCCACGCTCTTCTCCTTGCGCCGCGCTCTAAAGACCTGTGGACGTCGCGTTGGGCCGCCGCTTTCCCTCTACGACTCCTCTCTTACGCGATCGGACCGCCAAGCGACAACCTTCAGCCGGAGCACGCGCCCCGAATCAACCCCATATCTATCTCGCCTCCCCAAAGCCGGACCCGCTCACCTGACGCGCGCCGTCCCCGCGGGCGCCTTCGCCTTCGCCGCTGCCGAGGAAGCCCAGCGCCCACCTCTGCCTGCTCGCGCTGCAGGGCACCGGCCTCGCTGGGGCGTCCGGAAGCGGGTCCACTACGTCGCCCGCAACCGCGCCCCGCGCCACGACGATCGCCCCCGTGTACACCCCCTGCCTGCGCCGGCCGCCGTCGTCGCCGAGACCCCGCACGATCGCCGTCCCGCGCCCGCCACCGGCGTCCACCAGAGCGCGAACGCGGACGAGGGCAGCTCCAGCAACGTCAAGACCAAGGACCTGCTCGGGCTGCTTGGGGAGACGCAGGCGGacaaggaggagggaggagacagcggccgccggaggaggaggagccggccGTGGCGGAG CCTCCCCAAGAGGAGGGTCCGAAAGCCCGCTCCCGCTCCGAAGGTCGAGGCTTTCGAGGACGCCGACGCCGGGCCGGAAGCAGAGAGCCAGCGCAAGGTGGTGGCCAGGGCGGACAAGGCCAAGAGGAACGACGTTCGTCGCCGTGGCCGTGGCGTCCCCAAGCGCGCCAAGAAGGCGACCTGCCGGAGGAGGAGAAGCGCCCCGCGCCGGGAGCGAAGCGACCGTGCTGGTCAGACGGAGAGGAAGAGGGCCTGCCGGAGGAGGAGCGCACGGCGGTGGTGCTGGTGGCCGTcaagagggagaggaagagcaaGGCTCCTCTCTGCGGCCGCGCCCGTCACCGTCACGGAGGAGCCGGAGACGAAGCCCGCTCGCGCAGTCAAGGCCGAGGAGGCCACCACCGCCGCCTTGGCCGCGGCGCCGCGCGGCATGGTCGACCGGTGGACGGCCACGCGCTACGCGGCCGCCGAGGCGTCCCTGCTCGGCGTCCTGCGCCGCTTCGGCGCGCGCCCCGGCAAGACCGTCCCCCGCGGCGAGCTGCGGCAGGCGGCGCGCAAGCACATCGGCGACACGGGCCTCCTCGACCACCTCCTCAAGCACACCGCGGACAAGGTGCCGCGCGGCAGTGCCGAGCGCATCCGCCGCCGCCACACCGCCGACGGCGCCATGGAGTACTGGCTCGAGCCGGCCGAGCTCGCGGCCCTGCGCCGGGAGGTCGGCGTCGACCCCTACTGGGTGCCGCCTCCAGGGTGGAAGCGCGGGGACCCCGTGTCCGCCGACGGCTACGCGCTCAAGGCAAAGAGGCAGGTGGAGGAGCTCACCAAGGAGCTCGCCGGAGTAAAAAG GCACATGCAGCAGCTGGTGAAGGCACATCAAGGCACAATGAACAATGAGGTGAAACCTGAGGCAGTCAAAGCCTGCATTTCTCATGAGCCTTATCAG GACAAGTATGAGTGTGTGCTGAAGGCCAATGGCAATCTGGAAAAGCAAGTTCAGTCCTTGGAG GAGAAGTACGTGAGCGCGGCACGGGCGAATGGCAAGCTGGAGGAGGAGGTTCTGTTCCTCAAG GAGAGGTATGAGGCTGTGCTTGAGAAGAACACCAGGCTGGAGCAGCAGGTGGCTGCTCTCTCCACTTCTTTCCTGTCTCTCAAG GAGGGCATGCAGCTTCTGAATGCtggggagcagcagcagcagcagcagctgcgGATCATGGGACCGGAGCCGCGTCTTCTTCTGTGCGCCAGGGAGTGCGGCGAAGCTGACAGGCAGGAGAGCAATGGCGCAGGCGACCAGCTCGCCGACGTCGACGGCGACGGCGGGAAGTGCAGGGAGTGGCCGGACGAGGCGCAACCATCGTCCCCGCGGACACCGACGGCGGCGAGAGTCGCGTCCGTGGACGACGACGAGTGCGCGATGGATGGCGGCCTCGAGCTCCCGCCCACGCCGCCGTCGGCCTCCTCCACCAACGCCGCCTCCTCCACCAAGCTCCTGCTCCTCCCCGCCCCGGACTCGCCGGTCCAGCACCCTCCGCAGCCGCCGGCCACCAGCAGCAGCCCCAGGGTTGACAGCGGCCTCGACCTGCAGCTCCGGCACACGGCGCAGGACGCGGCGTCGCTGCCGTTCCCGTGCGGAGCCACCGCCGTCCGTCCATCGCCGGAAGGCGGGAAGACGACGAcgaccggcggcggcggcagagtgGGCACCGAGCTGGCCCTCGCCACCCCCTCCTACTGA
- the LOC125507332 gene encoding uncharacterized protein LOC125507332, translated as MAQAAVEPAASGGAFIQRPAEAPRMKRKTPRLREEQLKRRVSEKVANDQSLPSAAFDRPSNGPRNPEQQKISKYISTRVTEVFPVKKSRNVGKENCKDALLNNEKAPKSADAVTASQSAESPFPRTNDDSAQLDSSVPSLAEAAKPGFRKAEKCSKNALRSVSELHIGDEKQAGSSKFDMDKVMKGFGARGASGASSGTNIQAGDVPLKSSEVCPSKITIPGKRAPLDLTLKTTLQFVSSSSVKWCHNLSTSCRGTVAGGRSQSSGRTRQESNKEFLFSKALQSWVYPQSMLPAPIVSAMLSSTARGEKDFMDKRYQDWEDSFQNLYYMFRKNLLNIFYVYTAQFVALFISGNGSEKQSCNAYLSQSTRGMRSLLRKQGVCFSMPLCKAEVEQATEDDLIEFSKIRTLNLGQTLHIDALSEVDNTTQSLLSFTGNKSVHGLYDVLLNYKSFLNSLSATDVPVLYSPVPFQNGSLHIPEVICREMRKADNGLASSSVCDDGGEAGLAASDPPLVAGGSMCYSMEIKDAALPPWVVSGVCAVMTSDTDRFDLTIGLEPSSAGLNAALASLGTDARSKTTPPEGVCEALGVPGAVLVPSLCSASLRGLSYERGKYLARTTA; from the exons ATGGCGCAGGCCGCCGTCGAGCccgcggcgagcggcggcgcgtTCATCCAGAGGCCGGCCGAGGCCCCGAGGATGAAGCGGAAGACCCCTCGACTGCGA gaagagcagttgaagcGACGCGTGTCTGAAAAGGTTGCCAATGATCAGTCACTCCCTTCTGCGGCGTTTGATAG GCCAAGCAATGGGCCTCGGAACCCAGAACAGCAGAAAATATCCAAATACATCAGCACTCGTGTCACAGAGGTGTTCCCAGTTAAAAAATCCAGAAACGTTGGGAAAGAAAATTGTAAG GATGCTTTACTGAACAATGAGAAGGCTCCCAAGTCTGCTGATGCTGTAACGGCTTCACAGTCTGCAGAATCTCCGTTTCCACG caccaatgatgactctgcccaGTTGGACTCTTCTGTTCCATCGCTCGCGGAAGCAGCAAAACCAGGTTTTAGGAAAGCTGAGAAATGCAGCAAGAATGCTCTGCGGAGTGTATCAGAGCTTCACATTGGCGATGAGAAGCAGGCTGGCTCTAGTAAATTTGACATG GACAAAGTGATGAAAGGGTTCGGAGCTCGTGGTGCTTCTGGAGCTTCCAGTGGCACTAACATACAGGCTGGTGATGTTCCTTTGAAGTCTTCAGAGGTGTGCCCTTCCAAGATCACAATACCAGGAAAAAGAGCTCCTTTGGATCTCACCTTGAAGACAACCCTGCAGTTTGTTTCATCATCTTCTGTGAAGTG GTGTCACAATTTGAGTACAAGTTGTAGGGGCACTGTTGCTGGAGGTAGATCTCAAAGTTCAGGACGCACGAGGCAAGAGAGCAACAAGGAATTCTTGTTCTCGAAGGCACTCCAGTCATGGGTATATCCACAATCCATGTTACCTGCTCCCATCGTATCTGCCATGCTCTCATCAACTGCACGAGGAG AAAAAGATTTCATGGACAAAAGGTATCAGGATTGGGAAGATTCTTTTCAGAATCTTTACTACATGTTCCGGAAGAATCTATTGAATATCTTCTATG TTTATACAGCACAATTTGTTGCTCTATTTATCAGCGGAAACGGTTCGGAGAAGCAGTCCTGTAACGCCTACTTATCACAATCTACACGTGGCATGAGGTCACTACTACGAAAACAG GGTGTTTGCTTTTCTATGCCCCTATGCAAGGCCGAAGTGGAGCAGGCCACCGAAGACGACCTGATCGAATTCTCAAAAATCCGAACACTCAACCTGGGCCAG ACACTTCATATAGATGCTTTATCTGAGGTGGACAACACCACGCAGTCACTCCTTTCATTTACTGGCAATAAGAGCGTTCATGGCTTATATGATGTCTTGTTGAACTACAA ATCCTTTCTGAATTCATTATCTGCCACAGACGTCCCGGTGCTCTATTCACCGGTGCCATTTCAAAATGGTTCCCTCCATATTCCCGAG GTGATATGCAGGGAGATGAGGAAAGCCGACAATGGCCTGGCCTCGTCTAGTGTTTGTGATGACGGTGGAGAAGCTGGATTAGCGGCGTCTGATCCCCCTCTTGTGGCGGGTGGCAGCATGTGCTACAGCATGGAGATAAAGGATGCGGCTCTCCCGCCATGGGTCGTCTCGGGCGTCTGTGCCGTGATGACCTCAGACACGGACCGCTTCGATCTAAC GATCGGGTTGGAGCCCTCATCTGCTGGCCTGAACGCCGCCTTGGCATCCCTAGGCACGGACGCACGGTCGAAGACGACACCACCGGAAGGCGTCTGCGAGGCCCTGGGCGTCCCCGGCGCCGTCCTGGTCCCCTCGCTGTGCTCGGCGTCGCTCCGGGGACTGAGCTATGAACGCGGCAAGTACCTCGCGCGCACGACCGCGTGA